A single Syngnathoides biaculeatus isolate LvHL_M chromosome 18, ASM1980259v1, whole genome shotgun sequence DNA region contains:
- the LOC133491797 gene encoding serine/arginine-rich splicing factor 1B-like, with product MSSGGIIRGPAGSNDCRIYVGNLPPDIRSKDVEDLFYKYGSIRDIDLKNRRGGPPFAFVQFEDPRDADDAVYGRDGYDYDGYRLRVEFPRSGRGGAAGPPRGRYGPPSRRSEYRVIVSGLPPSGSWQDLKDHMREAGDVCYADVNRDGSGVVEFVRKEDMTYAVHKLDNSKFRSHEGETAYIRVRMDGHRSPSYDRSRSRSRSKSRSRSYSPARRSRASPRYSPRRSHSRSRSRSRSRSRSRT from the exons ATGTCTAGCGGAGGCATTATCCGCGGACCCGCGGGGAGCAACGACTGCCGCATCTACGTCGGCAACCTGCCGCCCGACATCCGCTCCAAGGACGTCGAGGACCTGTTTTACAAATACGGCTCCATCCGCGACATTGATTTGAAGAACCGACGAGGGGGGCCGCCTTTCGCCTTCGTGCAGTTCGAGGACCCGAG GGACGCGGACGACGCCGTGTACGGCCGCGACGGCTACGACTACGACGGCTACCGACTTCGCGTAGAGTTCCCCCGGAGCGGCCGAGGCGGCGCGGCGGGTCCCCCCCGGGGCCGGTACGGACCCCCGTCTCGGCGCTCGGAGTACAGGGTCATCGTGTCGG gTCTTCCTCCTAGCGGAAGCTGGCAGGACCTGAAGGACCACATGCGAGAGGCGGGCGACGTGTGCTACGCCGACGTTAACCGCGACGGCAGCGGCGTGGTGGAGTTTGTGCGCAAGGAGGACATGACCTACGCCGTGCACAAGTTGGACAACAGCAAGTTCCGCTCCCATGAG GGCGAGACGGCGTACATCCGCGTCAGGATGGACGGCCACCGCAGCCCCAGCTACGACCGCTCCCGGAGCCGCAGCCGAAGCAAGAGTCGGTCGCGCAGCTACTCCCCCGCTCGCCGCAGCCGGGCCTCGCCGCGCTACTCCCCGCGGCGCTCTCACTCCCGCTCCCGTTCccgctctcgctctcgctctcgctcccGCACCTAG